DNA from Aureimonas sp. AU20:
CAAGGCCTTTCGGCGCGCCTACGGCACCAGCCCGAGCGATTTCCGCACCAGCGGCATGTACGCGGTGAACGCGGCGTCAGCCGGCTAAGAGTCTGTTTGGAAATTCGGCGGCGGAGGCCCGGCGAGGGATTTTTGGGTGTCGCGAGGCGCCAAACTTGAGTGATGCGAGGGCGCATCGGCGAGGATTGGCGACGGTCCATGCGGACGGGCGAGACCTCTGCTGCGCTTGCGCAGCACTGCTGCGCTTGCGCAGCATGTCTCGCCCTGGGGTGACAGCGAAAAAGCACCGTCGAACCGACCCGACCGAGTTTCCAAACAGGCTCTAAGACGCCGCGCTGCTGGCGGCCGCGACGGGCAGCACGATTTTACCCGTCATCGAACATTTTGCTTCTTTCGCGGCTTCGGAGCCTGGCGATAACCTCCCCTCGAGACGAATGGGCCGATCCGTTTCGCCCCGTCGCGACAGGAGCCGAGGCCTGGAGCCTGCCCGGCCAAGGCGCGATCGCCAAGGCCTGAGGCAGGGCGAGGGGTCGGAAGACGGGAGCCGGTCCGGTGATCCGATTTTCACCGGGCGGGCCTTGGCCGGCTCAAGAGAGAAGACGCAAGGGAGGCGCAGCGATGTCCGTGACGATCGCCATCATCGGAGCCGGTTCGATCGGCTTCACCAAGAAGCTGGTATCCGACATCCTGTGCGTGCCGGAGCTCCGGGACGCGCGGATCGCGCTCACCGACATCAACCCGCGCAACCTCGCCATGGCCGAGGAGATCGTGCGCCGCATCGTCGAGGCCAACGGCCTGCCGACCACGGTCGTGGCCGAGGGCGACCGGCGCCGGGCGCTGGAGGGCGCGCGCTACGTCATCAACTGCACGCGCATCGGCGGGCTCGAAGCCTATGCCAGCGACATCCAGATCCCGCTGAAATACGGCGTCGACCAATGCGTCGGCGACACGATCTGCGCCGGCGGCATTCTCTACGGCCAGCGCAACGTGCCGGCGATCCTCGATTTCTGCCGCGACATCCGCGAGGTGGCGGAGCCGGGCGCGCGGCTCCTGAACTACGCCAACCCGATGGCCATCAACACCTGGGCGGCGATCGACCATGGCGGCGTCGACACGATCGGCCTGTGCCACGGCGTGCAGAACGGCTGGCGCCAGATCGCCAGCGCCTTGGGCGTCCCGCGCGAGGAGCTCGACTATATCTGCACCGGCATCAACCACCAGACCTGGTACGTCGATCTGCGCCACAACGGGCGGCGCATCGAAAAGGACGAGCTCGTCGCCGCCTTCGAGCGCCATCCCGTCTTCTCGCAACAGGAAAAGGTGCGCATCGACGTTCTGAAGCGCTTCGGCTTCTACTCCACCGAGTCCAACGGGCATCTGTCGGAATACCTGCCCTGGTATCGCAAGCGGCCCGACGAGATCGGCCGCTGGATCGACATGTCGGACTGGATTCACGGCGAGACCGGCGGATACCTGCGCTACTCCACCGAAAGCCGGAACTGGTTCGAGACGGATTTCCCCGCCTTCCTGGAGGAGGCCGGTCAGCGGCTCGACCCGGCGCGCCGCACCGACGAGCACGCCAGCCACATCATTGAGGCGCTGGAAACCGGGCGCACCTATCGCGGGCATTTCAACGTCAAGAACCGGGGCATCATCACCAATCTGCCGGCCGACTGCATCGTGGAATCCACCGGCTTCGTGGACCGGTTCGGCCTCAACATGGTGTCGGACCTGACGCTGCCGCTCGGCTGCGCGGCCACCTGCCAGGCCTCGGTGGACGTTCAGCGCATGGCGGTCCGGGCGGCCGTGACGGGCGATGTCGATCTCCTCAAGCTCTCCGTGCTGCACGACCCGCTGGTGGGCGCGATCTGCTCGCCCGAGGAGGTCTGGCAGATGGTGGACGAGATGCTGGTGGCCCAGGCCGCCTGGCTTCCGCAATATGCCGACGCCATTCCCGCCGCGCGCGAGCGCCTGTCGCGCGGCACCGTGCCGACGCGCCAATGGGCCGGCGCGGCGCGGCGCGAGGTGCGCTCCGTGGAGGAGGTGCGCGAGGCGACGGCGGCCCGGCGCACGATGGGCGCGCTCGGCCAGCGCCCCGGCGCCTGAACCGAACGGCCAGCGGCGCGTGACCGAATAGCCAGCGGCGGCTGAGCGAACAGACTGCGAAAAGGGCGGCAGGACCGGGCGTCAGATCCGGCCTGCGGCTCGAATTGGGAGGAACGGACGCATGACGAAGTGGTTTGCGGGCACCGCGCTGGCGGCCCTCTCGGTGGCGATGCTCGTGGACGGAGCCTCGGCGCAGGCGCTGAAGGGCCCCGAGCCGGCCCCGGTCGGGCAGAGCCTGCAGAAGGGCGAGGGCGTGCGCATCGCGCGCGACAAGCTGATGCGGGTCGAGGCGCTGGAGCGCTACGGCGAGCCCGGCTGGGTCGCCGATCTCGTCGCCGAGGGCAAGCTTCCGCCCGTCAAGGACCGCCTGCCCGAGCGGCCCATCGTGGTCGACACGTCGAGCGTCGAGGGACCGGGCGTCTATGGCGGCGTGCTGCGCCACGTATCGGGCTCGCGCCCCCAGGGCTGGAACTGGGCGGCGGGCAACGTGCTCGCCTGGGGCGGCGTCGAGGAGATCATCAGCCAGTGTCTGGTGCGCAACGCGCCGGCCTGGATGCTGACGGCCGAGAACACCGAGCCCCTGCCCCAGCTCGCCACCAGCTGGGAATGGTCGACGGACGGCCACGCCCTGACCATGCATCTCCTGAAGGGCGCCAAATGGTCGGACGGCCAGCCCTTCACGGCCGACGACGTCGTCTTCCATTGGGAAGACAACATGAACGATCCCAATGTCGCCGCCTGGGGCCGCCCGGCCGCCTATGGCGAGGGCACCAAGCTGGAGAAGGTGGACGACGCGACCATCCGCTGGGTCT
Protein-coding regions in this window:
- a CDS encoding alpha-glucosidase/alpha-galactosidase, yielding MSVTIAIIGAGSIGFTKKLVSDILCVPELRDARIALTDINPRNLAMAEEIVRRIVEANGLPTTVVAEGDRRRALEGARYVINCTRIGGLEAYASDIQIPLKYGVDQCVGDTICAGGILYGQRNVPAILDFCRDIREVAEPGARLLNYANPMAINTWAAIDHGGVDTIGLCHGVQNGWRQIASALGVPREELDYICTGINHQTWYVDLRHNGRRIEKDELVAAFERHPVFSQQEKVRIDVLKRFGFYSTESNGHLSEYLPWYRKRPDEIGRWIDMSDWIHGETGGYLRYSTESRNWFETDFPAFLEEAGQRLDPARRTDEHASHIIEALETGRTYRGHFNVKNRGIITNLPADCIVESTGFVDRFGLNMVSDLTLPLGCAATCQASVDVQRMAVRAAVTGDVDLLKLSVLHDPLVGAICSPEEVWQMVDEMLVAQAAWLPQYADAIPAARERLSRGTVPTRQWAGAARREVRSVEEVREATAARRTMGALGQRPGA